A part of Olleya sp. Bg11-27 genomic DNA contains:
- a CDS encoding nicotinate phosphoribosyltransferase, with amino-acid sequence MNPLLYTDGYKVDHRRQYPDKTTLVYSNWTPRMTRIKGVDQVVLFGLQYFIKKYMIADFNANFFKQSKAEVCKKYQRRINNYLGENSVGIKHIEDLHDLGYLPMVIKALPEGVSVPIKVPMLTMYNTKAEFFWLTNYFETILSTTLWLPCNSATIAKQYRKILDKYANETSSVLEFVDWQGHDFSMRGMGGLEAATVSSAGHLLSFTGTDTIPTIDFLEDYYNANSDTELVGGSVAATEHSVMCMGTNTGEQETFKRLITEVYPNGIVSIVSDTWDLWKVLTEYLPNLKEDVLARNGKVVIRPDSGDPADIICGNPNGTTEAAKKGVVQLLWDIFGGTTNDKGYKELDSHIGAIYGDSITIDRATEICVRLKQNGFASTNVVLGIGSFTYQYNTRDTFGFAMKATYGEVDGASREIYKNPITDDGTKKSAKGLIKIVKENGNYALVDQVSWEEEQKGELKEVFRDGELVVDHSLAEIRKRIRA; translated from the coding sequence ATGAATCCATTATTATACACAGACGGTTATAAAGTAGACCACAGAAGACAATATCCAGATAAAACGACATTAGTATATTCTAATTGGACACCTAGAATGACTCGGATTAAAGGGGTTGATCAGGTGGTGCTTTTTGGATTGCAATACTTTATTAAAAAGTACATGATTGCAGATTTTAATGCTAATTTTTTTAAACAATCAAAAGCTGAAGTTTGTAAAAAGTATCAAAGACGAATCAATAATTATTTAGGAGAGAATAGTGTTGGAATCAAACATATCGAGGATCTGCATGATTTAGGCTATTTACCTATGGTCATTAAGGCGTTACCAGAAGGGGTGTCCGTGCCAATCAAGGTGCCAATGTTAACGATGTATAATACTAAAGCCGAATTTTTCTGGTTGACTAATTATTTTGAAACCATACTTTCTACGACATTGTGGTTACCATGTAACTCAGCAACAATAGCAAAACAATACCGTAAGATTTTGGATAAATATGCCAATGAAACGTCTTCTGTATTAGAGTTTGTAGATTGGCAAGGTCATGATTTTTCAATGAGAGGAATGGGAGGTTTGGAAGCTGCAACCGTATCTTCAGCTGGGCATTTGTTAAGTTTTACGGGTACAGATACGATTCCAACAATAGATTTTTTAGAAGACTATTATAACGCTAATTCAGATACGGAATTAGTTGGTGGTTCTGTTGCTGCAACTGAACATTCAGTAATGTGTATGGGAACCAATACAGGGGAGCAAGAGACGTTTAAAAGGCTAATTACAGAAGTATATCCAAACGGAATTGTATCGATAGTATCCGATACGTGGGATTTATGGAAAGTATTGACCGAGTATCTTCCTAATTTAAAAGAAGATGTTTTAGCTAGAAACGGAAAAGTGGTTATTAGACCTGATTCTGGAGATCCAGCGGATATTATTTGTGGTAATCCTAATGGTACAACAGAAGCTGCTAAAAAAGGTGTTGTACAATTACTTTGGGATATTTTTGGAGGCACAACTAATGACAAAGGTTATAAAGAATTAGATAGTCATATTGGTGCTATTTACGGAGATAGTATCACCATTGATAGAGCAACCGAAATTTGCGTACGTTTAAAACAAAATGGTTTTGCATCTACAAATGTGGTGTTAGGTATCGGGTCTTTTACTTACCAATATAATACACGTGATACGTTTGGATTTGCAATGAAGGCAACTTATGGTGAGGTAGATGGAGCGTCAAGAGAAATCTATAAAAATCCAATTACAGATGATGGTACTAAAAAATCAGCGAAAGGTTTAATTAAAATCGTAAAAGAAAACGGTAACTATGCGTTAGTTGATCAAGTCTCTTGGGAAGAAGAACAGAAAGGCGAACTAAAAGAAGTCTTTAGAGATGGAGAATTAGTCGTAGATCATTCTTTAGCTGAAATTAGAAAGCGAATTAGAGCATAG
- a CDS encoding TIGR04283 family arsenosugar biosynthesis glycosyltransferase: MISIIIPVLNEAEHITELLYHLIDNASLNTIQEIIVVDGGSTDNTVSIISTLGLNIKVLHSEKGRAKQMNIGAKASNGDILYFLHADSFPPNRYDHLILEEIKKGNNAGCFRLQFDSTHWWLRLASWLTKFSWRASRGGDQSQFITKALFDDIGGFDESYMIYEDNILINELYKRKEFVVINKKIKTSARLYEKHGVWKIQYHFWAIYVKKWFGASAEELCAYYKKYIT, from the coding sequence ATGATAAGCATTATTATCCCGGTTTTAAACGAAGCTGAACACATTACTGAGCTCTTATATCATTTAATTGATAACGCTTCATTAAACACCATTCAAGAGATTATTGTTGTTGATGGCGGAAGTACAGATAATACCGTTTCAATTATTAGCACATTAGGTTTGAACATTAAAGTGTTACATTCTGAAAAAGGGCGTGCAAAACAAATGAATATTGGTGCCAAAGCTTCTAATGGAGACATTCTTTACTTTTTACATGCCGACTCTTTTCCGCCTAACAGATATGATCATTTAATTTTAGAAGAAATAAAAAAAGGAAATAACGCAGGTTGTTTCAGATTACAATTTGACAGTACCCATTGGTGGTTGCGTTTGGCTAGTTGGTTAACTAAATTTTCATGGAGAGCTAGTCGCGGTGGTGATCAAAGTCAATTTATTACCAAAGCACTATTTGATGATATTGGTGGCTTTGACGAGTCCTACATGATATACGAAGACAATATTTTAATAAATGAGTTGTATAAACGCAAAGAGTTTGTTGTCATTAATAAAAAGATAAAAACCTCAGCCAGATTATATGAGAAACACGGTGTTTGGAAGATTCAATACCATTTCTGGGCTATTTATGTCAAAAAATGGTTTGGCGCTTCTGCAGAGGAATTATGTGCTTATTACAAAAAGTATATTACTTAA
- a CDS encoding DUF547 domain-containing protein, whose protein sequence is MKNSIVLILIILFSSCCNAKKIAQDTTKPIQESTVLQEQAVTEIKTDTHTIVIEDHKEVATSKTKVLPLPPKPPKQIESSTFSHKRWNTLLQKYVSASGNVNYQKFKTDKTTLAIYIDELAHNTPKSNWSKNEKLAYWINAYNALTIDLIIKNDPVKSIKDIKDPWGQKLWELGNKWYSLEDIEHEILRKMDEPRIHFAIVCASYSCPKLQNTAFIASKLETQLTTATKQFLSDTKRNEIKENSLKLSKIFKWFDKDFEQTGSLIDFLNKYTDITISAKAKISYKDYNWDLNN, encoded by the coding sequence ATGAAAAATAGCATCGTATTAATTTTAATTATCTTGTTTAGTTCTTGTTGTAATGCAAAAAAAATTGCTCAAGACACCACAAAACCAATCCAAGAATCGACTGTTTTACAAGAGCAAGCTGTCACTGAAATTAAAACAGATACTCATACTATTGTAATTGAAGATCATAAAGAAGTTGCGACAAGTAAAACAAAAGTACTTCCCCTACCTCCAAAACCACCTAAGCAGATTGAAAGCTCAACATTCAGCCATAAAAGATGGAATACACTATTACAAAAATATGTATCAGCATCTGGGAATGTAAACTATCAAAAATTTAAAACCGACAAAACAACACTAGCCATTTATATTGATGAGTTAGCGCATAATACGCCTAAATCAAATTGGTCTAAAAACGAAAAATTAGCCTATTGGATTAATGCATACAACGCATTAACAATAGATTTAATTATAAAAAACGATCCTGTAAAAAGCATTAAAGACATTAAAGACCCGTGGGGCCAAAAACTTTGGGAACTAGGAAACAAATGGTATAGTTTAGAAGATATTGAGCATGAAATTTTGCGTAAAATGGACGAACCGCGTATACACTTTGCGATTGTTTGCGCCTCTTATTCTTGTCCTAAATTACAAAATACTGCATTTATAGCTTCAAAATTAGAAACGCAATTAACCACAGCAACTAAACAGTTTTTAAGCGATACTAAACGTAACGAGATCAAAGAAAACAGTTTGAAATTATCAAAAATATTTAAATGGTTTGACAAAGATTTTGAACAAACCGGCAGTTTGATTGACTTTTTAAACAAGTATACAGACATAACCATTTCAGCGAAAGCTAAAATCAGCTATAAAGATTACAACTGGGACTTAAATAACTAA
- a CDS encoding sterol desaturase family protein has translation MEKYIDIIKNAYFGYWNYLKHQIIFPNNWDNYFYGLIIISLVVWGLEIVFPWRKNQSIFRKDFWLDTFYMFFNFFLLNLIILIALSNTAAGFFDDILGIVGLSISNFQLFDVDNLPLWLGLFIFFIISDFTQWITHNLLHRFEFLWNFHKVHHSVKEMGFTAHLRYHWMEPILYKSMLYIPIAIIGGFDAQHVAIVHFFAITVGHLNHANLGWDYGALKYVFNNPKMHIWHHVKHLPKNITYGVNFGITLSIWDYIFKTNYIPHDGRDIELGFEGDETFPKDFISQELYPLKK, from the coding sequence ATGGAAAAATATATAGACATTATAAAAAACGCCTATTTTGGTTATTGGAACTATCTAAAACACCAAATTATATTCCCAAATAACTGGGACAACTATTTTTATGGATTAATCATAATATCGTTAGTAGTTTGGGGTTTAGAGATTGTGTTTCCTTGGCGTAAAAACCAATCTATTTTCCGTAAAGATTTTTGGTTGGACACGTTTTATATGTTCTTTAATTTCTTTTTGCTTAATCTTATCATTTTAATAGCATTATCTAATACTGCTGCTGGTTTTTTTGATGATATTTTAGGTATTGTTGGCTTATCTATTTCTAACTTTCAGTTGTTTGATGTTGACAATTTACCATTATGGCTAGGCTTGTTTATATTTTTTATAATCTCTGACTTTACACAATGGATTACACATAATTTATTACATCGTTTTGAGTTTTTATGGAACTTCCATAAAGTACACCACAGCGTTAAAGAAATGGGATTTACAGCACATTTACGCTACCACTGGATGGAACCTATTTTATATAAATCCATGTTATACATTCCTATTGCCATTATTGGTGGTTTTGATGCACAACATGTTGCGATAGTGCACTTTTTCGCGATCACTGTTGGACACTTAAATCATGCCAATTTAGGTTGGGATTATGGCGCTTTAAAATATGTATTTAACAATCCAAAAATGCACATTTGGCATCACGTAAAACACTTACCAAAAAACATAACTTATGGTGTAAACTTTGGGATCACGTTAAGTATTTGGGATTATATTTTTAAAACCAATTACATTCCGCATGATGGTCGTGATATCGAGTTAGGTTTTGAAGGTGACGAAACGTTTCCAAAAGATTTTATTAGTCAAGAATTATATCCTTTAAAAAAATGA
- the arsM gene encoding arsenosugar biosynthesis arsenite methyltransferase ArsM produces the protein MSYLNATNDLYKEAALTPDVGLCCTTNPIWELPGLKIPKIMQEMNYGCGSTVNARDLTNNPKMLYVGVGGGMELLQFAYFNRQKGGVIGVDVVDEMLEASRQNFIEAEAQNDWFKSDFVDLVKGDALNLNVADNSIDVAAQNCLFNIFKAEDLKKAIDEMYRVLKPHGKLVMSDPTCEQEMNAALRNDDRLRALCLSGSLPIADYVKALTDAGFGTIEIRARKPYRILDPKNYPTDELIYIESIEIAAIKDPMPEDGPCIFTGKAAIYYGDQDFFDDKKGHILLKNQPIAICDKTAGDIAALGRDDIFISESTYHYDGGGCC, from the coding sequence ATGAGCTATTTAAATGCTACAAACGATTTATATAAAGAAGCTGCTTTAACACCAGATGTTGGATTATGCTGCACCACTAATCCTATATGGGAATTACCAGGTCTTAAGATCCCTAAAATCATGCAGGAAATGAACTACGGTTGTGGTAGTACTGTAAACGCAAGAGACTTAACTAACAACCCAAAAATGTTATATGTTGGTGTTGGTGGTGGTATGGAATTATTGCAATTCGCTTATTTTAACCGTCAAAAAGGTGGTGTTATTGGTGTGGATGTTGTAGATGAAATGCTAGAAGCGTCTCGTCAAAACTTTATCGAAGCCGAAGCACAAAACGATTGGTTTAAAAGCGATTTTGTGGATCTTGTAAAAGGAGATGCTTTAAATCTTAACGTAGCAGACAATTCTATTGATGTGGCAGCACAAAACTGTTTATTCAATATTTTTAAAGCGGAAGATTTAAAGAAAGCAATTGACGAAATGTACCGTGTATTAAAACCTCATGGTAAATTAGTAATGAGTGATCCTACTTGTGAGCAAGAAATGAATGCCGCATTACGTAATGATGATAGATTACGTGCTTTATGCTTAAGCGGAAGTTTACCAATTGCAGACTACGTAAAAGCATTGACTGATGCCGGTTTTGGAACAATAGAAATTAGAGCTAGAAAACCTTACAGAATTTTAGATCCTAAAAACTATCCAACAGACGAGTTGATTTATATAGAATCTATAGAAATAGCTGCTATTAAAGATCCAATGCCAGAAGATGGTCCTTGTATATTTACAGGTAAAGCTGCCATTTACTATGGAGATCAAGACTTTTTTGACGATAAAAAAGGACACATTTTACTTAAAAATCAACCTATAGCTATCTGCGATAAAACAGCAGGAGACATTGCTGCTTTAGGTAGAGATGATATTTTTATTAGCGAATCTACATATCACTATGATGGTGGTGGCTGTTGTTAA
- a CDS encoding purine-nucleoside phosphorylase, with protein MIKHINKTVEYLQEKGFNNPEVGIILGTGLGKLTNEIEIIEEVSYNHIPNFPTATVEFHKGKLIFGNLAGKKVIVMQGRFHIYEGYSLEDVTYPVRVMEKLGIKTLLVSNASGAINLNFKKGELMLIDDHINLQGSSPLALKGVQELGERFVDMSAPYDLEINKKFKAIAKANNITLHEGVYTSVVGPQLETRAEYRMLKIIGTDAVGMSTVPEVIVANHLNLKVAAVSVLTDECDPSNLKPVDISEIIAMANQAEPDMITLFKGLIETL; from the coding sequence ATGATAAAACATATAAACAAAACAGTCGAATACCTACAAGAAAAAGGTTTTAACAATCCTGAAGTTGGTATTATTTTAGGTACTGGATTAGGTAAATTAACAAACGAAATTGAGATTATAGAAGAAGTAAGTTATAATCATATTCCTAATTTTCCGACAGCGACTGTCGAGTTTCATAAAGGGAAATTAATTTTCGGAAATCTAGCAGGTAAAAAAGTAATTGTTATGCAAGGTCGCTTTCATATTTATGAAGGTTACAGTTTGGAAGACGTGACTTACCCTGTTAGAGTTATGGAAAAACTAGGGATTAAAACATTATTAGTTTCTAATGCCTCTGGAGCCATTAATTTAAACTTTAAGAAAGGTGAGTTGATGCTAATTGACGATCATATTAACCTTCAAGGAAGTTCTCCTTTAGCCCTTAAAGGTGTTCAAGAATTAGGCGAACGTTTTGTTGACATGAGTGCGCCTTACGATTTAGAAATAAACAAAAAATTTAAAGCAATTGCTAAAGCAAACAACATCACATTACACGAAGGTGTATACACTAGCGTTGTTGGACCGCAATTAGAAACTAGAGCAGAATACAGAATGTTAAAAATTATTGGTACCGATGCTGTTGGGATGAGTACTGTTCCAGAAGTAATTGTTGCTAATCATTTAAATTTAAAAGTGGCTGCTGTGTCAGTTTTAACAGACGAATGCGACCCAAGTAATCTAAAACCTGTAGATATTAGCGAAATTATTGCAATGGCTAATCAAGCAGAACCAGATATGATTACGTTATTTAAAGGTTTAATAGAAACACTATAA
- a CDS encoding DM13 domain-containing protein has translation MRTKLLYLAAFFAAFFQLANAQCSRSGTFIQSDPAYSISGTGNITFETNGTKNVIFESDFATVQGADLRVYLSKFDNIEATGSDALEVSTQQLMNDGGGTGGPGVSPITGMMTFSIPSTVTLDEYDYIVIQCITINERWGHVSLNTPSGTDCTSLSVDENELLNNVSFYPNPTNNQIEISNLKQLNLEINLYNVFGKKVLETNTVSLRNQTINLSSLNSGVYLVEIKAEGKSITKKLVKQ, from the coding sequence ATGAGAACAAAACTACTTTATTTAGCTGCATTTTTTGCGGCTTTTTTTCAATTAGCAAATGCGCAATGTTCAAGAAGTGGGACATTTATACAAAGTGATCCAGCTTATAGTATTAGTGGAACTGGAAATATTACTTTCGAAACGAATGGAACTAAAAATGTGATTTTTGAATCTGATTTCGCAACTGTTCAAGGAGCCGATTTAAGAGTTTATTTATCTAAATTCGATAACATAGAAGCAACTGGTTCTGATGCTCTAGAAGTAAGCACACAACAATTAATGAACGATGGTGGTGGAACTGGAGGACCAGGAGTATCTCCAATAACAGGAATGATGACTTTTTCAATTCCTTCGACTGTAACTTTAGATGAATACGATTATATAGTTATACAATGTATAACTATAAATGAACGTTGGGGACATGTAAGTTTAAATACGCCTTCAGGAACAGATTGCACTTCATTAAGCGTTGATGAAAACGAGCTATTAAACAACGTCTCTTTTTACCCAAACCCAACAAATAATCAAATTGAGATTTCGAACCTTAAGCAATTAAATTTAGAGATCAATTTATATAATGTATTTGGTAAAAAAGTATTAGAAACTAATACTGTATCCTTAAGAAATCAAACTATAAATTTATCTTCATTAAATTCTGGCGTATATTTGGTAGAAATTAAAGCTGAAGGTAAAAGCATTACAAAGAAGCTTGTTAAGCAATAA
- a CDS encoding TIGR04282 family arsenosugar biosynthesis glycosyltransferase — MHKNLIITFTRNPELGKVKSRLAKGIGETSALEIYKFLLEHTKNVLSKLDCDRAVYYSVKIRENDIWDSEVFSKHQQFGDDLGARMQNAFDNGFKKGYEKIIIVGSDLYDLNTEIINQAFKKLDTNDNVIGPAEDGGYYLLGMKTLNPSVFDIENWGTETVYKQTVSKLTSSLYVLETLNDIDYVEDLKPYDIFKKYLK, encoded by the coding sequence ATGCACAAAAACCTCATCATTACATTTACAAGAAACCCAGAGTTAGGCAAGGTAAAATCGCGCTTAGCAAAAGGTATTGGTGAAACTTCTGCTTTAGAAATTTACAAGTTTTTATTAGAACACACTAAAAATGTGCTTTCTAAATTAGATTGTGATAGAGCGGTTTATTATTCTGTAAAGATTCGAGAAAATGATATTTGGGATTCAGAAGTATTCTCTAAACACCAACAATTTGGGGACGATTTAGGTGCACGCATGCAAAATGCTTTCGACAATGGATTTAAAAAAGGTTACGAGAAAATAATAATTGTTGGTAGCGATTTATACGATTTAAATACCGAAATAATAAATCAAGCTTTTAAGAAATTAGACACAAATGATAATGTTATTGGTCCTGCTGAAGATGGTGGTTATTATCTTTTAGGCATGAAAACTCTTAACCCATCTGTTTTTGATATTGAAAATTGGGGAACAGAAACTGTTTACAAACAAACCGTTTCAAAATTAACTTCTAGTTTGTATGTTTTAGAGACTTTAAACGACATAGATTATGTCGAAGACTTAAAGCCTTACGATATTTTTAAAAAATATTTAAAATAA
- a CDS encoding rhodanese-like domain-containing protein, producing MKTVLFLFISLFTAQSIAQDTLDELLKKHNKNSVPYITVQELAMPKTDAVILDAREPKEFEVSHIKNAMLVGYDFFDIKTVTEIYSNKDEKIVVYCSLGIRSETIAKKLKDEGYTNVLNLYGGIFEWKNNDFIVVDSEEKETNKVHTFNEAWSKWLEKGDKIYEEEPITEKKKTRNKSKK from the coding sequence ATGAAAACAGTATTATTTTTATTTATAAGTCTTTTTACCGCTCAAAGTATAGCGCAAGACACGCTGGATGAGTTACTAAAAAAACACAACAAAAATAGCGTCCCTTATATTACCGTACAAGAATTAGCAATGCCAAAAACTGACGCTGTTATACTAGATGCACGAGAGCCTAAAGAGTTTGAAGTGAGTCATATTAAAAATGCAATGTTAGTTGGTTATGACTTTTTTGACATTAAAACAGTCACCGAAATATATAGTAACAAAGATGAAAAAATAGTAGTCTATTGCTCACTTGGAATACGATCAGAAACGATTGCAAAAAAACTAAAAGACGAAGGTTACACAAATGTACTTAATCTTTATGGCGGTATTTTCGAATGGAAAAACAACGATTTTATTGTAGTTGATTCGGAAGAAAAAGAAACCAATAAAGTTCATACTTTTAATGAAGCATGGAGCAAATGGCTTGAAAAAGGAGATAAAATTTATGAAGAAGAGCCAATAACTGAGAAGAAAAAGACACGAAACAAATCTAAAAAATAA
- a CDS encoding metallophosphoesterase family protein: MDKTIKHIGTLSGKVLLFGGVYSNLQALEALKAVAEKEEIKPENCICTGDIVGYCAQPEETVQLFKLWKANSVLGNVEIQLTEGEEDCGCDFTEGSRCDGFSKQWYPFAQSQLSKNSIEHLKTIPDHITFTYANKKVAVVHGDYFNVSEFVFKSTDWSVKSKTLEATNSDVIIAGHCGLPFSHEQDQKLWLNPGVIGMPANDGTPQVWYAILEDVNNEMKFTHHNLDYNYKLTNSLMKNGLLPEEYARTIITGIWDNTEILPAIESGLQGFGINL, encoded by the coding sequence ATGGATAAAACAATAAAACATATTGGCACATTATCTGGTAAAGTGCTTCTTTTTGGAGGCGTTTACAGTAATTTACAAGCTTTAGAAGCACTTAAAGCTGTTGCCGAAAAAGAAGAGATCAAACCAGAAAACTGCATTTGTACTGGAGATATTGTTGGCTATTGCGCACAACCAGAAGAAACAGTTCAACTGTTTAAATTATGGAAAGCCAATAGTGTCTTAGGTAATGTAGAAATACAACTTACTGAAGGCGAAGAAGATTGTGGTTGCGACTTTACAGAAGGCTCACGTTGTGATGGGTTTTCAAAACAATGGTATCCATTTGCCCAAAGTCAGCTGAGTAAAAACTCCATTGAACATCTTAAAACTATTCCTGATCATATAACATTTACCTATGCCAACAAAAAAGTAGCGGTTGTACATGGTGATTACTTCAATGTATCAGAGTTTGTGTTTAAATCTACAGACTGGTCTGTTAAATCAAAAACATTAGAAGCCACCAATAGTGATGTTATTATTGCTGGACATTGCGGTTTGCCTTTTAGCCATGAACAAGACCAAAAACTATGGTTAAATCCAGGTGTTATTGGTATGCCTGCTAATGATGGCACTCCGCAAGTATGGTATGCTATTCTAGAAGACGTTAATAACGAAATGAAATTTACACACCATAACCTCGACTATAATTATAAGTTGACCAATAGTTTAATGAAAAATGGATTGTTACCAGAAGAATATGCAAGAACCATTATTACGGGAATTTGGGATAACACTGAAATTTTACCAGCAATAGAAAGTGGCTTACAAGGTTTCGGAATTAATTTATAA
- a CDS encoding sodium:solute symporter — MSTEIWQWILVVGSSLLLFLLSPYAKTTESFFKANHNKKSPNVLVLTGSLIISWIFAKSITNAANLGLDFGIVGGVAYAGYYLSFAVAGLLIYQLRTKGGYTSIHQFLTSKFGKKAVAVFTILIIIRLFNEVWSNTMVIGSYFGETGSASYYTAIIVFTLLTLSYAIKGGLSSSIFTDVIQMVLFSVLLIIILYTIFSVENFTAKDIATSGTWSFELGLNLFFAAIIQSFSYPFHDPVLTDRAFISSPKVTRKSFLWASLLGAICIVLFSIIGVYAQTQGFKGQAAVEVGKAFGVVVLLVINFIMITSAASTLDSTFSSFSKLLAVDLGLGKSLSFGRLAMVAIALLGTIPIFFNAEILSATTISGTMVIGLTPIFLFWNYKVPKISFYLSVGCGLLFGFLLIFKIFPEALIFTKGRYADLLWVNVWGIFSCNILYFVPRWIKQ, encoded by the coding sequence ATGAGTACAGAAATTTGGCAATGGATTTTGGTAGTAGGATCAAGTTTACTCTTGTTTTTACTGTCCCCTTACGCTAAAACTACCGAGTCGTTTTTTAAAGCTAATCACAATAAAAAATCACCTAACGTTTTAGTCCTAACAGGAAGCCTTATTATTTCTTGGATTTTTGCCAAAAGCATTACCAATGCGGCTAATTTAGGTTTAGACTTTGGTATTGTCGGCGGAGTCGCTTATGCTGGTTACTATTTAAGTTTTGCAGTTGCAGGATTACTAATATATCAATTACGCACCAAAGGTGGCTACACTAGCATCCATCAATTTTTAACCAGTAAATTTGGTAAAAAAGCAGTCGCTGTTTTTACTATTTTGATTATTATTCGATTGTTTAATGAAGTCTGGAGTAACACCATGGTTATTGGCTCTTACTTTGGAGAAACAGGAAGTGCTAGCTACTACACAGCCATAATTGTATTTACATTACTAACGCTAAGCTATGCTATTAAAGGTGGCCTGAGTAGTTCTATTTTTACGGACGTGATCCAGATGGTGTTGTTTTCTGTACTGCTAATCATTATTTTATATACTATTTTTTCTGTTGAAAATTTTACAGCAAAAGACATTGCAACCTCAGGAACTTGGAGTTTTGAACTGGGTTTAAACCTGTTTTTTGCAGCTATAATCCAATCGTTTAGTTACCCTTTTCACGATCCCGTTTTAACAGACAGAGCCTTTATAAGTTCTCCTAAAGTTACTAGAAAAAGCTTTTTATGGGCTAGTTTATTAGGTGCCATCTGTATTGTGTTATTCAGTATTATTGGTGTTTACGCACAAACACAAGGTTTTAAAGGACAAGCAGCAGTTGAGGTTGGAAAAGCATTTGGTGTGGTGGTATTGTTAGTCATTAATTTTATAATGATTACCTCAGCAGCATCAACGTTGGATTCGACTTTTTCATCATTTTCAAAATTATTAGCTGTGGATTTAGGCTTAGGCAAAAGCCTTTCTTTTGGAAGATTAGCAATGGTTGCAATTGCCTTATTAGGGACCATTCCAATCTTTTTTAATGCCGAAATACTATCAGCAACCACCATTTCCGGAACTATGGTCATTGGTTTAACACCAATCTTTTTATTCTGGAATTATAAAGTACCCAAAATAAGTTTTTATTTAAGTGTGGGTTGTGGCTTACTTTTTGGATTTTTATTAATATTTAAAATTTTTCCTGAGGCATTAATTTTTACCAAAGGGCGTTATGCCGATTTACTTTGGGTCAATGTTTGGGGGATTTTTAGTTGTAACATTTTATATTTCGTTCCTAGATGGATAAAACAATAA